One Myxococcaceae bacterium JPH2 genomic window, GGACGTGCTCCTGCGCGCCCGCGCGCGCGCGGAGAACCGCCGCGAGATGCGCGCGGACCTCACCGGGCGGGGCCTCTCCGAGCCGCTGGCGGACTGGCTCCTCATGAACCTCATGCCGGACGGAGACGGCGTGCGCTGGCGCTTCGACCGCGAGGCGCTGGGCGTGCTCCACCGGCGCGTCAACGGCGAGGACCTGTGGCCCGCGCTGGAGCGCCCCGTCCATCCGCCCGCGCGCTGCATCCGAGGCGGACGCGCCCGCTACGTGACGGACGCGGACGCCGCGCGCATGGAGGCCGCGGACTGCCCCGTGGCCACGCTTCCCCAGTCCGGGCACTTCGTCCACGTGGACGCGCCGCAAGCGCTGCTGACCTGGCTGTTGGAAAGCTGATGGACTCGCCCGCCCTGCTCATCTTCCTCGCCGTGGGACTGGATGGGCTGGCGGGGCTCGCGGGCGGGGTGTTGTCCGAGCGCTGGTTGCAGCGCTACCTGCCGGCGCTGGTGGGCTTCGCCGCGGGCACCTTGCTGTGCGCGGTGTTCCTGGACCTCTTGCCCGCGGCGACCCAGGCCGAGGGCCCTCGGGCCTTCACCTGGGCCTTCGCCAGCTTCGTGGCCCTGGCCTTCCTGGAGTGGAGCCTGGGCCACCACCATCACACCCACCCGCCCGCGCTCGGCGAGTCCGAGGCGCCCGCGCACCGGCCTCCCACCCTGCCCGTCACGCTGCTCGCCTCGGACGCGCTCCACAACGTGGGAGACGGCGCGGCGGTGGCGGCCGCGTTCCTGGTGTCGACGCGCGCGGGCGTGGCCACGGCGCTGGCCGTCATCGTCCACGAGCTGCCGCAAGAGGTGGGGGACTATGCCCTCTTGCGCGCCTCGGGGTGGAAACGGGGCCGCGCGCTGCTGGCGCTCGCGGGCGTGCAGCTCACCGCCGCGGTGGGCGCCGCGGGCGTGCTGGTGGGCTCGCACTGGCTGCCGTCGCTGAACGGCACGGTGCTGGCCATCGCGGGCGGCAGCTTCCTGTACATCGGCGCGGTGGACCTGCTGCCCGAGCTGCGCCACGGCGGCCAATCGCGTCAGCGCATCGTGGGCTTCGTCGCCGGCCTGGCGCTCATCGTCGCGCTGCAGCTCGTGGAGGGCGCGCTGGGCCTGCACGACTGAGCCTCAAATGCGCACGCCCACCACCAGCCCCGGCCACATCCGGTTGCGCGTGCGGGCACTCCCCACCTCGAACTGAGGCATCCAGGAGATGCCCCGATCCTCGTCGTCCTGGGGCGTGCGGTAGTAGTTCACCACCGGGCCCGCGAAGAGGGCGAAGCGGCGCTTGAGTTCCCACGCCATCACCGCGCGCAGCCGGTACAGCGAGTTGGCAGGGCCCGAGCCCATCAGGTGCGGCGACCAGCCGCCGTAGGCGATGTCCGCGTCGAGCGAGTAGCGCTCCTCCGCGCCCAGGGGCAGGTGCATGCCCATGCCCACCATGGTCACCATCCGGTAGCTGTGCGCCCAGGGGCTGATGCCCGCCGACACCAGCACGTACACGCGCTGGTTGCCGTACTTGAGGCCCATGCTCACCGGGGAGATGTCGTCCGCCGCCAGCTCCACCACCAGCCGACCGCGCTTGACGATGCTGAGGATGCCGATGGGCACCGTCACGTCGTCCGCGATGTTCAGCACGCCCAGCTGGAGCCCGCGCACCACACCGCCCACGTTCACCAGCCCCACCTGCACGCCCGTGGCGTCATCCGACATGTTGAACAGGCCGAGCTGCACGCCGCTCAAGCGCTGCGCCACGTTGACGCCAATGGCGGCCTGCATGCCAGACATGAGCCCATCCGTGCGGTTCGCGGTGACGCCCATCTGGAGCCCCGTGAAGCTCCCGTGCGCCACGTTGACGAGCCCCGCGGCCTGCATGCCCTTGCTGTCCGCGAACGCCAGGTTGGCGCCGAACGCGAGCTGGAGGCCGCGCGACTCGCCCCCCGCCACGTTGGCCAGCCCGGACACCTGGAGCCCCTCGAACGTACCGTCCACCCACCCCACGCCTCCCGCCAGCCCCACGCCGCGAAGCTGCGACGAGCGCACCGCCAGCGCGCCCAGCGCCACGTGGTTGAGGCCGCGCCCACCCCACAGCGAGGACGTGGACAGCGGTGGCACCAGCGACACGTTGAGCGCCACGCGCGGCACGTCCTCTTCCTCCGTCGTCGCGACGGCCGGCGCCACGGTGCCCTTGCCCCCGCGCGAGGCGGTGCGCGTGAGCGTCACCGGGACGAAGTCCGCCGCGCGCAGCACGCCCCCGTCGCGGCCCGACACGCCCAGCTCCGCCTCGAAGCGCTGCAGCGGCCGCTCCAGCGTGACGTGGTAGCGCCCCGGCTCCAGCCCCAGCGCCACGCGGCGGCCCGCGAGCTTCTGGAGCTCCGCCACGAGCTGGTTGCCCCAGTTGCGCACGAACAGGCGCCCGTCCACGTCCTCCGCCACGGACAGCCGCGAGCCCGAGCCGCGCAGGTCCGTCAGCACCACGTCCCCGCTGCCCGCGAGCTGGATGTCATACGCCGCATGCTGCGGCCCGCCCTGCGAGCGCTCGGTGCGCGCGAGCGTCTCGTGGAAGGCGAACTGGTAGGCCTCATGCAGCGTGACGCGGCCGTCCGCGTTGCCGTCCGCCGCGCCGCGCAGGCCGCTCACCAGGAAGTGCGTGAAGAAGGACGCGCCCAGCGTGTCCGACTCCTGCGCCACCTCGTCCGCGGAGCTGGAGGCGAGGTAGGCGTGGCCGCGCACCTGCGAGGACGCGTCGGTGAGGAACGCGGGCCGCTTCAGCCCACCCTTGGAGCGGGTGAGCGCGCCGGAGCCACATGAGTCCAGGATGGCGATGCGCACATCCACGGAGACCTCGCCCAACAGCCGGCGCAGGTCCTCGTAGGGCAGGCGCTCGCCGCGGGGCAAGAGGCCGTCCGCGTCCGAGTGCCCCGAGTAGTACAGCACCAGCTCGCGGCGCGCGCTGTCCGCGGGCGCGGCGTCCACCAGGGCCTTCATGCGCCCCAGCGCCGCCACGAGCGCGGCCCGGTCCGCCTCCAACAGCAGCACCTGGTCCACCGGAGCCACGCCGCCCAGCTCGCCCAGCACGCGAGACACCGCCAGCGCGTCCGAGCCGGCGTAGCGCAGCCGGTCACGCCCCGCGCCGCCCTCGCTGGAGCCCACCACGAGCGCGAAGCGCCGCAGCGTGACGCCCGCCTCCTCCGTCTGAGGCGCGGCGAGTGCTCCGGAGGCGCCGAACAGGCACATCCCCAAGACCAGCACCGCGGCGCGGCGTCTCCACCCCATTTCCCCCTCAGCTCTGCCGTGCATCTCTAGTCCGAAGCCCGCGCGTCGCTCCGGCCGGGTCGCGCGCGGGCTTCCTGCATAGCGCCTCACCCCACCCCGGGGCGAGTCCTCTTCACGGCGACCAGTGCAGGCGCCTGCTGACCCAGGACTGCCCACCTCGGCCGTCGCGCACCACGGCCCAGAACACCACGTCGCGCGCCTCGCCCAACTCCTCGGGCGGCTCCCACTCGGTGCGATGGCGCCCCGGCTGACCGCCGAAGTCCGTGCCGCCCGTCACCTGGGGGGAGAACTCGCCGAAGGTGGCGAACCACGTGATGATCCACGACTCCTTGAGGTGCACCGCCTGCTGGTACTCGCGCAGGCCCGGCACGATGTACTCCTCCTGGAGCGCGGACACGTCCTCGGCCTGGAGCACGAAGGGGCCCTTGCCGTGGATCTCGGGCACCCCCGACGCGCTCCACGACTCACCCTCCAGACGCAGGCCGGGCAGCGTGGGGTTCACGTTGGGCTTCATGCCCTCCACCAGCGGGCACCAGAAGACCATGAGCTTCTGGGCGTAGACCTCCTCGTTCCCCGCCTTCGCGTGGAGCACCAGCGGCATGCGCACCCCGCCCAGCCCCTGGTACGGGTCCTTCTCCTTCACGCGAACGAGCAGCGGCGTGCCGTCCTCGGAGGTCGTGTCGCCGGGGTGGATGGCGAGGGACAGCTCCCCCTCGTTGGTGGAGCCCTCCGCCAGCTTCACCCGGTTGGCGGTGTCCGAGCAGGTGGTGTCATCCGCATCCGCGCACGCCCACAGCGTGTACTGGATGGGGCGGCCCTGGCCGTTGGGGTCCACGAGCAGCGCGCGGAACGTCACCTCGGAGCGCAGCGAGTCGATGGCCTCGTCCGTCAGCTCGCAGATGGGGGCATACAGCTCCGGGCGCTCGGTGGAGAGACCGAGCACGCGGAAGTCGTGCACCAGGTCCGGCTTGTCCTTGGGGTCGACACAGGCCACGGCACCCAACGCGAGCACCAGGCCCCAGCACTTCATGAAGGCCTTCATCTCAGAAACTACCTTTCATGCCCATGACGGGGAGGATGGGGATGCCCGGGACCTTGTACTGCTCGCGGTACCGGTAGTCGTCGAACACGAACTCGGTGTTCTTCTTGTTGTAGAGGTTCTGCACGTCCAGGTACGCGGTCAGCGTCCAGCTCTGGAACTGCCAGCTCTTGTCCACGCGCACGTCGAGCTGATGGAACGTGTCCGTGCGAGCGGAGAAGAACGCGCCTCGCGTCGCTTCGAACTCGTTGCCGTCGCCGCGATAGATGTCGTAGCGGTGCGCGAGCGGCGTGGTGGGGCGGCCCGTGGTGAGCCGGAAGCGGCCACCCAGCTCCCAGCCGTTGCCCAGCACGTAGCCGGCCACCAGCGTGAGGATGTGAGACTGGTCCCACGGGCTCAGGCCGTAGGCGTTGTCGCTGCCCTCACCGCCGAAGAGCGGATCCTTGATGGAGGGCATGGGGCCCGCGCGGCCGTCCTCGGCGTGGCTGAAGGTGTACGACAGCCAGCCGTGCACCTTGTCCGAGGCCGAGGCGCGCTCCTTCTTCACCATCACCTCCACGCCGTAGGCCTTGCCCACGCCGTCGTTGCTGAAGCGCTCCTGCACCACGCCGCCGCCTTCCTGCGGCAACACCTGGCCGGGCTCCACCACGTTCTTGAAGCGGCGGTTGTAGAAGCCCGTCACGTCCACGTTGAGCACGTCCGTGAGGCGGTGCTCCAGGCCCAGGCTCGCCTGGAACGCGCGCTGGTAGCCCAGCTTCGGGTTGCCGTACGGGAGCGTGATGAACTGGAACGTGTCCGGGTTCTGGCTGTAGAGGCCCGCCGAGCCCTTGAGCGACGTCCGCTCGGTGGCCGCGTAGCGCAGCCACAGGCGCGGATCGAGCGCGAGGTTGTAGCGGTCGTGGACGCGCTGGAGGTTGCCGCGCACGCCCGGGGTGAGCGTGAAGGCGCCCAGCTTGAGGTCCGACTCCCAGAACAGGCCGCCGTCGAAGCCGTTGACGGACAGCTGCTCATGGAGCATCTCCGCCTCGGGCGACGCGCCGGGGAAGGGCACGTACTCGGTGCGGGCCGGAGTGGGGATGTCCACCTTCGCGGTCAGGTGATCGAAGTAGACGTCCACGCCCGTGCGCATGGTGAGCGCGCTGGACAGCTCCAGCGACAGGACCTCGCGCGCGCCCATCGAGGAGATGGTGTCCACCTCGTGGTAGGTGCCCACGTTCGTGATGGCCTTGTCCAAGCCCACGTACGGCGTGAACACGGACGTGATGTTGCCCAGCCGGTACGTCCAGTCGCCCTTCACGCGGTGGAAGTTGGTGTGCGTGTCGATCTTCAGGTCGCGGTCGGTCTTCTCGCCCGAGGACACGATGCGCAGCTGATCATCCGCGCCGAACGCCATGACGTAGCCGGTGCTGCGCCCCACGCCCGGCATCGGGGCTTCCTTGGTGCGCGCGCCGAAGTCCACGCGCAGCTGGTAGTCCCAATACTTGGGCACCACCGTCAGCGACTTGCCGTCGTCCTTGGGGAGGAAGGCGGGCAGGAGCACGTCGATGTACGAGCGCCGGGCCGCGGCCGACACGCTGACGCCGTTGGTGATGGGCGCCTCCACGAAGAAGCCCGCGTCCAGCGCGTCTGCCTTCAAGGAGCCGTGCAGCGTGTCCGCGGCGCCCTTGCGCGTGGCCACGTCCACCACGCCGCCCACCGCGCGGCCGTACTGGCTGCCGTAGCCACCGGGGTAGAAGTCGATGGAGTCGACGAACTCGCCGTTCACCACCGAGGGGCCGCCCAGGAGGTGGAACAGGAGCGGGATGCGCACGCCGTCCATCAGCGTGGCCGTCTGCCCGGGGTTGGAGCCGCGCACCAGCAGCTCGCCGGACATGAACGGCGCGCGGGCCACGCCCGGCAGGTTCTGGAGGACGCGGATGGGGTCACCGAAGGTGCCCGGCGTCTTCTGGATCTCCTCGCGGGTCATCGTGCGGCGTACGACTTCCTTCTTGGGCCGCTCGGAGCGAATCACCGTCTCGAAGGCGCTGCCCTTGGGGACCAGGTAGAACAACACCTCGGTGGTCTCGTTGGGCTTGAGCGTCTCGGTCGTCTGGTAGAGCTGGAAGTTGGAGGCGACCACGCGCACCGCGCACTCGCCCGGGTCCACCTCCAACGAGAAGCGACCGTCCGCGTCCGACGTGGCCTCCGGCGCCTCGGGATCATCCCCGCAGCGCACCGTGGCGGCCGCCACGCGCGAGCGGCTGCCGCGGGAGATGAGCTGCCCGGTGAGGATGGCGCGCGGCTTGGGCGCCTCGGCGGCGGGCTGTCCCTCGGGCGTGGCCGGCGCGGTGAGGGTGAAGTGGTAGACGTACTCCACCTGCACGGCGGAGGGCACGCCGTCCACCTCGGCGGGCGAGAACACGAACTGGCGCACCGCGGCGACCGCGGCCTCGTCGAAGCCGTGGCCCACGCTCTCGGCGGGCTTCACCTCCGCGACGGTGCCGTCCTCGGCGATGGTGACGATCAGCTTCACGTCGGCGGTGAGGCCCTGTGCGCGGGCCTCGGCCGGATACTGCGCCTCCACGGACTGCAGGAGGGACGGGGCCTTGGTGAGCTGGGGCGCGGGCTTCTGCGCCTCGGGCGGGGGTGAGGTCTTCTGCTGGGCGGGAGCGGCCGTGCTCAGCAACAGCGAGGCGGCAAGCAGCGCGCCTCGGGCATGCAGGGTCGAGGACATGGAGTCAGGAGGACCGACAGGGGATGGGTGTGGAGGGCTCGCGGGTGCTCAGTCGAGCAGGAACGTATACGCGTACTTCATCTCGGTGGAGACAGGCTCGCCGTGCTTGATGGCGGGCTTGAAGCGGAAGCGCATGACCGCGTCGCGCGCCGCCTCGTTCAGCCCGTAGCCCGGGCCTGACACGATGCGAGCGGCCACGACCTTGCCCTCGAGGTCGATGGTGATGGCCAGCGTCACCGTCCCCTCGATGCCCGCCCGGCGCGCTTCGTCCGGATAGGGAATCTTCACCTCGCTGGCCAGCGAGGGCTCGCTGTCCACCTGGTAGATGGGCGTGTACTTCGGGGCCGAGTACGCCTTCACTTCCTTGGGCGCGGTGGCCTTCTCCGCGGTGCGGCCGTACAGCGTGTTGCCCACCGCCGCCGCGAAGCCACCGGACGCGGTGGTGGAGGACATGGAGATGCCCACCACGAGGGGCGCCTTGGTGGGCGCGGGCGTGTCATTGGGCGGAGGCGGCGCGTCGGGCGGAGGCGGGGGCAGCGGCTTGGGGGCCTCGGCCACCTTCACGGGAGGAGGGCGCGCGGGCCGGGCCTTGGGGGGCGGCGGCTTGGGCTCCTCCTTCTTCTCCTCCACGGGAGGCGGCGGGGCCGGAGGCTTGACCACCTCCACCATCACCATCTCCACGGGACGCTGGGGCTGGCCCAGGGTGGGAGCGCGGGTGTTGAGCACCACGAGCGCCACACCGTGCAGCGCGAGCGAGCCCACCACGAAGCCCACCAGCACCCCATTGCCGCCGCGCCGCGGGAGCCTCAGCGCGACGTTGTCGAGAACCATCTGCGTCATGGGAGCACCGTCAGCCCGCCGAAGGCACGGGGGCCACGTCCTTCTCGATGTTGAGGGCGAACTTGGCGATGCCCTGGCCCTTCACCACGTCGATGAGCCGCATCACCCGGCCGTACGGGATGGTCTGGTCCGCGCTGATGATGGCGCGCGTGTCCTTGTCCTTGGCCACGGCCTCGGCCACCTTGCGAGACAGGTCCGCCTCGCTGACCTCGGCGCCGTCGAAGAAGAACTTCCCTTCCTTGTCGAGCACCACGTTGACCAGACCTTGAACCGTCTCGCCGCCATTGGCCGCGCGGGGCAGGTCCACTTCCACCGTCTCGCGGACGATGAAGTTGGCGGTCACCATGAAGATGATGAGCAGCACCAGCACCACGTCGACCAGCGGAGTGACGTTGATGCCTGTGATTTCCTCGTCGTTGTCAGACGCGCCGCCGGCCATGACTAGTTCACCTCCGCGCGCAGGCTGCCCACGAGCGCGTGGCCCAGGGCGTTGGTGCGGCTGGTGAGCGTCTTGAGCTGACGGTTGAAGACGTTGAAGGCCACCACCGCGGGGATGGCCACCGCGAGGCCCACGGCCGTGGCGACGAGCGCCTCGGAGATACCGGCCATGACCGTCTGCTGGATGGCCGCGCCCTTCACGCTCAGGGAGCCCAGGTCGTGGAAGGCCTTGATGATGCCGAGCACCGTGCCGAAGAGGCCGATGAACGGCGCGTTGTTGCCCAGCGTGCCCAGGAAGGAGAGGAAGCGCTCGTACTGGGGCCGCTCGCGCGCCACGGTGGACGCGATGATCTGCTCGACCGCGTCAGCGCCTTGCGAAGCGGAGGCGAGGGCCTCGCGGATGACGGCGGCCTCCATGCCGCGCTTGCCCTGCACCGCCACGCGCACGGCGTCGAACTCGCCGCGGGTCAGCCGCACCGCCAAGGCCTCCGAGTCCGACAGCCGGTGCCGCGAGAAGTAGACCGCCCGCTCCAGCATGATGGCGATGGAGAAGACAGACAGGCTTACCAGCACCCACAGCACCCACTCGGCGCTGGTGAGCGTCACTCCGAGCAGCTTTCCGCTGAGCCACCCCAGGTGCTCAGAAGGAACCTGGGCGGGCACGAACATGGACGACATGGTGGAATCCCCTCGCGAACAGCGTTGTGCGAGAGGAACACCATCCCCGAGGGGAAGTGTCACCCCACCCTGCCTCGCGAGCCCCCAGGGCAGGTGGATCCACGCAGCCCCGGAAAGCCTGTCCCGCCGGACAGGGAGACGGGCGTTCCCTGCCGAGGTCACAGGCGCGTGCCGAGCGGAGGCCCGTCCTGCCCCGCGGGGAGGCAGGCGGCCCCTTCCATGACGGCGGAAGCCAGGCGATCTGCGGCATCATGCACCCCCGCCCCTGAAGCACCGCCCCCGCGAGAGGCCCCGCGTGTCCGACCCGAACCCAGCATCCCCGCCCTCCTCATCCCAGGCACCATCGGACGTGCCTCCCTCGGGGCCGCAAGACACGGGGGACGAGGCGCCACCAGAGCGCTCGCGCGGGCTGAC contains:
- a CDS encoding TonB family protein gives rise to the protein MTQMVLDNVALRLPRRGGNGVLVGFVVGSLALHGVALVVLNTRAPTLGQPQRPVEMVMVEVVKPPAPPPPVEEKKEEPKPPPPKARPARPPPVKVAEAPKPLPPPPPDAPPPPNDTPAPTKAPLVVGISMSSTTASGGFAAAVGNTLYGRTAEKATAPKEVKAYSAPKYTPIYQVDSEPSLASEVKIPYPDEARRAGIEGTVTLAITIDLEGKVVAARIVSGPGYGLNEAARDAVMRFRFKPAIKHGEPVSTEMKYAYTFLLD
- a CDS encoding biopolymer transporter ExbD; this encodes MAGGASDNDEEITGINVTPLVDVVLVLLIIFMVTANFIVRETVEVDLPRAANGGETVQGLVNVVLDKEGKFFFDGAEVSEADLSRKVAEAVAKDKDTRAIISADQTIPYGRVMRLIDVVKGQGIAKFALNIEKDVAPVPSAG
- a CDS encoding MotA/TolQ/ExbB proton channel family protein → MSSMFVPAQVPSEHLGWLSGKLLGVTLTSAEWVLWVLVSLSVFSIAIMLERAVYFSRHRLSDSEALAVRLTRGEFDAVRVAVQGKRGMEAAVIREALASASQGADAVEQIIASTVARERPQYERFLSFLGTLGNNAPFIGLFGTVLGIIKAFHDLGSLSVKGAAIQQTVMAGISEALVATAVGLAVAIPAVVAFNVFNRQLKTLTSRTNALGHALVGSLRAEVN
- a CDS encoding TonB family protein, whose amino-acid sequence is MSSTLHARGALLAASLLLSTAAPAQQKTSPPPEAQKPAPQLTKAPSLLQSVEAQYPAEARAQGLTADVKLIVTIAEDGTVAEVKPAESVGHGFDEAAVAAVRQFVFSPAEVDGVPSAVQVEYVYHFTLTAPATPEGQPAAEAPKPRAILTGQLISRGSRSRVAAATVRCGDDPEAPEATSDADGRFSLEVDPGECAVRVVASNFQLYQTTETLKPNETTEVLFYLVPKGSAFETVIRSERPKKEVVRRTMTREEIQKTPGTFGDPIRVLQNLPGVARAPFMSGELLVRGSNPGQTATLMDGVRIPLLFHLLGGPSVVNGEFVDSIDFYPGGYGSQYGRAVGGVVDVATRKGAADTLHGSLKADALDAGFFVEAPITNGVSVSAAARRSYIDVLLPAFLPKDDGKSLTVVPKYWDYQLRVDFGARTKEAPMPGVGRSTGYVMAFGADDQLRIVSSGEKTDRDLKIDTHTNFHRVKGDWTYRLGNITSVFTPYVGLDKAITNVGTYHEVDTISSMGAREVLSLELSSALTMRTGVDVYFDHLTAKVDIPTPARTEYVPFPGASPEAEMLHEQLSVNGFDGGLFWESDLKLGAFTLTPGVRGNLQRVHDRYNLALDPRLWLRYAATERTSLKGSAGLYSQNPDTFQFITLPYGNPKLGYQRAFQASLGLEHRLTDVLNVDVTGFYNRRFKNVVEPGQVLPQEGGGVVQERFSNDGVGKAYGVEVMVKKERASASDKVHGWLSYTFSHAEDGRAGPMPSIKDPLFGGEGSDNAYGLSPWDQSHILTLVAGYVLGNGWELGGRFRLTTGRPTTPLAHRYDIYRGDGNEFEATRGAFFSARTDTFHQLDVRVDKSWQFQSWTLTAYLDVQNLYNKKNTEFVFDDYRYREQYKVPGIPILPVMGMKGSF
- a CDS encoding caspase family protein; the protein is MGWRRRAAVLVLGMCLFGASGALAAPQTEEAGVTLRRFALVVGSSEGGAGRDRLRYAGSDALAVSRVLGELGGVAPVDQVLLLEADRAALVAALGRMKALVDAAPADSARRELVLYYSGHSDADGLLPRGERLPYEDLRRLLGEVSVDVRIAILDSCGSGALTRSKGGLKRPAFLTDASSQVRGHAYLASSSADEVAQESDTLGASFFTHFLVSGLRGAADGNADGRVTLHEAYQFAFHETLARTERSQGGPQHAAYDIQLAGSGDVVLTDLRGSGSRLSVAEDVDGRLFVRNWGNQLVAELQKLAGRRVALGLEPGRYHVTLERPLQRFEAELGVSGRDGGVLRAADFVPVTLTRTASRGGKGTVAPAVATTEEEDVPRVALNVSLVPPLSTSSLWGGRGLNHVALGALAVRSSQLRGVGLAGGVGWVDGTFEGLQVSGLANVAGGESRGLQLAFGANLAFADSKGMQAAGLVNVAHGSFTGLQMGVTANRTDGLMSGMQAAIGVNVAQRLSGVQLGLFNMSDDATGVQVGLVNVGGVVRGLQLGVLNIADDVTVPIGILSIVKRGRLVVELAADDISPVSMGLKYGNQRVYVLVSAGISPWAHSYRMVTMVGMGMHLPLGAEERYSLDADIAYGGWSPHLMGSGPANSLYRLRAVMAWELKRRFALFAGPVVNYYRTPQDDEDRGISWMPQFEVGSARTRNRMWPGLVVGVRI
- a CDS encoding ZIP family metal transporter; this encodes MDSPALLIFLAVGLDGLAGLAGGVLSERWLQRYLPALVGFAAGTLLCAVFLDLLPAATQAEGPRAFTWAFASFVALAFLEWSLGHHHHTHPPALGESEAPAHRPPTLPVTLLASDALHNVGDGAAVAAAFLVSTRAGVATALAVIVHELPQEVGDYALLRASGWKRGRALLALAGVQLTAAVGAAGVLVGSHWLPSLNGTVLAIAGGSFLYIGAVDLLPELRHGGQSRQRIVGFVAGLALIVALQLVEGALGLHD